A stretch of the Microcella sp. genome encodes the following:
- the trhA gene encoding PAQR family membrane homeostasis protein TrhA: MTSAPRRENDPAAVDEEEGTDIPNIPLLDESIEYHDLDQKPTWRGWIHAGTFPLAIVLGLVLIAVGDSAAARWSSAVFVFSSLLLFGISATYHRFNWPDRTRVLLKRLDHANIFLLIAGTYTPLSIMALPPEKGYLLLVLVWAGALIGIGFRVFWISAPRWAYVPLYVMLGWAAVLYLGDLFAANVAMMVLVIVGGLAYTAGAIVYAMKKPNPRPGVFGFHEIFHTLTVIAFLCHWTAVLLVAIDPPFGG; encoded by the coding sequence ATGACCTCTGCCCCCCGCCGCGAGAACGACCCGGCTGCTGTCGACGAGGAGGAGGGCACGGATATTCCGAACATTCCCCTGCTCGACGAGTCAATCGAGTACCACGACCTCGACCAGAAGCCCACGTGGCGCGGGTGGATTCACGCCGGCACTTTTCCCCTCGCGATCGTGCTGGGGCTCGTGCTGATCGCGGTCGGCGATAGCGCAGCCGCGCGGTGGTCAAGCGCTGTCTTCGTCTTCTCATCGCTGCTGCTGTTCGGCATCTCGGCGACCTACCACCGATTCAACTGGCCCGACCGCACGCGCGTGCTGCTCAAGCGCCTCGACCACGCCAACATCTTCTTGCTCATCGCCGGCACTTACACACCCCTGTCGATCATGGCGCTGCCGCCCGAGAAGGGTTACTTGCTGCTCGTGCTCGTGTGGGCGGGTGCTCTCATCGGCATCGGGTTTCGCGTGTTCTGGATCTCGGCGCCGCGCTGGGCGTACGTGCCGCTCTACGTCATGCTCGGCTGGGCCGCCGTTCTCTATCTCGGCGACCTCTTCGCGGCAAACGTCGCCATGATGGTGCTTGTCATCGTCGGCGGGCTCGCCTACACGGCGGGCGCGATCGTCTACGCGATGAAGAAGCCCAACCCCCGACCGGGCGTGTTCGGCTTCCACGAGATCTTCCACACGCTCACGGTCATCGCGTTTCTCTGCCACTGGACCGCGGTGCTACTGGTCGCGATCGACCCGCCGTTCGGCGGCTAG
- a CDS encoding DUF4307 domain-containing protein — MSATQSEAQLTEHTHTAQRQSLDERYGRTPGAERRTRTLMIVAGVIFSIVFTAWVVWGGLSGTNATIETRELGYSAVTDTSIDVRWEVSAAPGESVTCAIQALNESFGIVGWRIVDLGASDERTRVFIETIRTAEPPVTALPYRCWLA; from the coding sequence ATGAGTGCGACACAGAGCGAGGCTCAGCTGACCGAGCACACGCACACCGCGCAGCGGCAGAGCCTCGACGAGCGCTACGGGCGCACTCCCGGCGCCGAGCGTCGCACGCGCACCCTGATGATCGTCGCCGGCGTGATCTTCTCGATCGTGTTCACGGCCTGGGTCGTGTGGGGCGGCCTCTCGGGCACCAACGCCACGATCGAAACCCGAGAGCTGGGGTACTCAGCAGTGACCGACACCTCCATCGATGTGCGGTGGGAGGTCTCGGCCGCTCCTGGCGAGAGCGTGACCTGCGCGATCCAGGCGCTCAACGAGAGCTTCGGCATCGTCGGCTGGCGCATCGTCGACCTCGGCGCCTCTGACGAGCGCACGCGCGTCTTTATCGAGACCATCCGCACAGCGGAACCCCCCGTCACCGCTTTGCCGTATCGGTGCTGGCTCGCGTAA
- the greA gene encoding transcription elongation factor GreA: MSDSTGSTTQWLTQEAHDRLSAELTHLSTEGRNDIAKRIEAARDEGDLKENGGYHAAKDEQGKIEARIRTLTELLRHAVVGEAPSAHGVVEPGTVVTATILGDDERFLLGSREIVGDDSDIDVYSEQSPLGQAIIGHKIGDTVSYTAPNGKEIAVTIVDVATYTG, from the coding sequence ATGAGCGACAGCACCGGTTCCACCACGCAGTGGCTGACCCAAGAGGCGCACGACCGCCTCTCGGCCGAGCTCACCCACCTCTCGACCGAGGGCCGCAACGACATCGCGAAGCGCATCGAGGCGGCGCGCGACGAGGGTGATCTCAAAGAGAACGGCGGATACCACGCCGCGAAAGACGAGCAGGGCAAGATCGAGGCCCGCATTCGTACCCTCACCGAGCTGCTGCGTCACGCGGTCGTCGGCGAGGCTCCTTCCGCGCACGGCGTGGTCGAGCCCGGCACGGTCGTCACCGCGACGATTCTCGGCGACGACGAGCGCTTCTTGCTCGGCAGCCGCGAGATCGTCGGCGACGACAGCGACATCGACGTCTACAGCGAGCAGAGCCCGCTTGGCCAGGCCATCATCGGCCACAAGATCGGCGACACCGTGTCGTACACGGCGCCGAACGGCAAAGAGATCGCCGTCACGATCGTCGACGTCGCGACCTACACGGGCTAG
- the ilvA gene encoding threonine ammonia-lyase — MTIPLTLAGPTLAEVEAARVVVSRVAEITPMETSRYLSELLGTSVHLKCENLQRTGSYKIRGAYNRMSQLSDEEKARGVVAASAGNHAQGVAFAARELGIPATIFMPIGVALPKLQATRAYGAEVVLRGHTVAEPLRAAQEFAERTGAVYIPPFDHSDVIAGQGTLGLEILDQVPDLETIIVPIGGGGLISGVASVMKRRAAEQGREIRVIGVQAANAAPYPISLAAGEPTEISISPTIADGIAVSKPGKLNFAIIRDAVDEVVTVDDDAIAKAMLVLLERAKLVVEPAGAVGVAAIMTGAVKASGETVVVLSGGNIDPLIMERVISHGLAASERYLKLRIPLPDRPGQLARTSEIIADQNANVVEVLHTRHGSGLAISQVELELHIETRGPEHADQVLGALRDAGYDPRVDF; from the coding sequence ATGACGATTCCGCTCACCCTCGCGGGCCCGACCCTCGCTGAGGTCGAGGCCGCCCGCGTCGTCGTCAGCCGGGTGGCCGAGATCACACCGATGGAGACCTCGCGGTACTTGAGCGAACTGCTCGGCACCTCGGTGCATCTCAAGTGCGAGAACCTGCAGCGCACAGGGTCGTACAAGATTCGCGGCGCGTACAACCGCATGTCGCAGCTCTCTGACGAGGAGAAGGCGCGCGGCGTCGTCGCCGCGAGCGCTGGCAACCACGCCCAGGGTGTCGCCTTCGCGGCTCGCGAGCTCGGGATTCCGGCGACGATCTTCATGCCCATCGGGGTCGCCCTACCCAAGCTGCAGGCCACGCGCGCCTACGGTGCCGAGGTCGTGCTGCGCGGGCACACGGTCGCCGAGCCGCTGCGTGCTGCGCAAGAGTTCGCCGAGCGCACGGGTGCCGTCTACATTCCGCCCTTCGATCACAGCGACGTCATCGCGGGGCAGGGCACGCTGGGGCTCGAGATTCTCGACCAGGTGCCCGACCTCGAGACCATCATCGTGCCGATCGGCGGCGGCGGACTCATCTCCGGTGTCGCGAGCGTCATGAAGCGGCGCGCGGCCGAGCAGGGTCGCGAGATCAGGGTCATCGGCGTGCAAGCGGCCAACGCCGCCCCTTACCCGATCTCGCTCGCGGCCGGCGAGCCGACCGAGATCTCGATCAGCCCGACGATCGCCGACGGCATCGCCGTGTCGAAGCCGGGCAAGCTCAACTTCGCGATCATCCGCGACGCGGTCGACGAGGTCGTCACGGTCGACGACGACGCGATCGCCAAGGCGATGCTCGTGTTGCTCGAGCGCGCCAAGCTCGTCGTCGAGCCCGCGGGCGCCGTCGGCGTCGCGGCGATCATGACGGGGGCCGTGAAGGCCTCGGGTGAGACCGTCGTCGTGCTCTCGGGCGGCAACATTGACCCGCTCATCATGGAGCGCGTCATCTCGCACGGGCTCGCCGCCTCAGAGCGATACCTCAAGCTGCGCATCCCGCTGCCCGACCGCCCCGGCCAGCTCGCCCGCACCTCAGAGATCATCGCCGACCAGAACGCCAACGTCGTCGAGGTGCTGCACACTCGCCACGGCTCAGGCCTCGCCATCAGCCAGGTCGAACTCGAACTGCACATCGAGACTCGCGGGCCCGAGCACGCCGACCAGGTGTTGGGGGCGTTGCGTGACGCGGGGTATGACCCCCGCGTCGACTTCTAG
- a CDS encoding winged helix-turn-helix domain-containing protein codes for MTRLSAAQARRLALAAQGFDRPHPSTVGTRQLTAAIDRLQVLQLDSVNVFERSHYLPLFARLGSYDRGHLDAAIFARRGRYTEYWAHEAAIIRRDDWPLWGWKRDALRERFTLKSAWVRENTAMLDWLLAELAAKGPMTVSDVEHDAATERRGPWWGWSDVKEGLEYLFAFGDVVSGGRRGFSRVYALPEQVGLAALHAEVVPRADAERELVLRSVRALGVGTVGDVADYFRLKIAPTTDALRALLTAGEVEQVEVEGWRSGAGRPLPAFIVPGARIPRRIETTSLLSPFDPVVWSRDRALRMFGFHYRIEIYTPAPKRQFGYYTLPVLVDDRLLGRIDLKSDRQSGVLRVQSAWVEPGGSASELAARVAPVLRRASAWQGLGEVIVTEPLWGNAAAEVRAALAQQT; via the coding sequence GTGACGCGACTGTCTGCCGCTCAGGCCCGCCGCCTCGCGCTCGCCGCGCAGGGCTTCGACCGTCCGCACCCTTCCACCGTCGGCACGCGGCAGCTGACCGCGGCGATCGACCGCCTGCAGGTGCTGCAGCTCGACTCGGTCAACGTCTTCGAGCGATCGCACTACCTGCCGCTCTTCGCGCGCCTCGGCTCCTACGACCGCGGCCACCTCGATGCGGCGATCTTCGCGCGTCGTGGGCGCTACACCGAGTACTGGGCGCATGAGGCGGCGATCATCCGTCGCGACGATTGGCCGCTGTGGGGCTGGAAGCGCGATGCGCTGCGCGAGCGGTTCACGCTCAAGAGCGCGTGGGTGCGCGAGAACACCGCGATGCTCGACTGGCTGCTCGCCGAACTCGCGGCGAAGGGCCCCATGACCGTCAGCGACGTCGAGCACGATGCCGCGACAGAGCGACGCGGTCCGTGGTGGGGCTGGAGCGACGTCAAGGAAGGCCTCGAGTACCTCTTCGCGTTCGGCGACGTGGTGAGCGGCGGTCGGCGCGGCTTCTCGCGCGTCTACGCACTGCCCGAGCAGGTGGGGCTCGCCGCTCTGCACGCCGAGGTCGTGCCGCGGGCCGACGCCGAGCGCGAGCTCGTGCTGCGCAGCGTGCGGGCCCTGGGCGTGGGCACCGTGGGTGACGTCGCCGACTACTTCCGGCTGAAGATCGCCCCGACGACGGATGCCCTCCGGGCGCTGCTCACCGCCGGCGAGGTCGAGCAGGTCGAGGTGGAGGGGTGGCGCAGCGGAGCGGGCCGCCCGCTGCCAGCGTTCATCGTGCCGGGCGCGCGCATCCCGCGCCGTATCGAGACCACCTCGCTGCTCTCGCCGTTCGACCCCGTGGTGTGGAGCCGCGACCGCGCGCTGCGCATGTTCGGCTTTCACTACCGCATCGAGATTTACACGCCCGCGCCGAAGCGGCAGTTCGGCTACTACACGCTGCCCGTGCTCGTCGACGATCGGCTGCTCGGGCGCATCGACCTCAAGAGCGACCGGCAGTCGGGGGTGTTGCGGGTGCAGAGCGCGTGGGTAGAGCCCGGGGGTTCGGCCTCGGAACTCGCGGCGCGAGTGGCGCCCGTGCTGCGGCGAGCATCCGCGTGGCAGGGCCTCGGCGAAGTGATCGTGACCGAGCCCCTCTGGGGCAACGCGGCGGCCGAAGTGCGCGCCGCCCTCGCCCAGCAGACCTAG
- a CDS encoding M48 family metalloprotease: protein MYRAIAANKRNTVFIIVLFVIIIGLLGLVADYLYGGGFSIFIGTLVGATIYTVVQYFAAGSQALSISGAKPITKAENPRLYRIVENLAITEGLPMPRVYVIDDPAPNAFATGRDPKHASVAATTGLLEIMTDRELAGVMAHEIGHVKNYDIRVSTIVFGLVVAVGFIADVLLRMAFWGGGNRNGGNPIMLVLGLLAMIIAPLVAAVVQAAVSRQREYLADATGALTTRDPEALASALQKLGDYARPMRRQNSTMAHLYISDPMKPGVVDRMFQTHPPIADRVKRLIENANRF, encoded by the coding sequence GTGTATCGCGCGATAGCCGCGAACAAGCGCAACACGGTGTTCATCATCGTGCTGTTCGTCATCATCATCGGCCTGCTCGGGCTCGTCGCCGACTACCTCTACGGCGGCGGCTTCAGCATCTTCATCGGCACGCTCGTGGGCGCCACGATCTACACCGTGGTGCAGTACTTCGCTGCCGGGTCGCAGGCGCTCTCGATTTCGGGCGCCAAGCCCATCACGAAGGCGGAGAACCCGCGCCTCTACCGCATCGTCGAGAACCTCGCGATCACCGAAGGTCTGCCGATGCCGCGCGTCTACGTCATCGACGACCCGGCGCCGAATGCGTTCGCCACCGGCCGCGACCCGAAGCACGCGAGCGTGGCCGCCACGACCGGGCTGCTCGAGATTATGACCGATCGCGAGCTCGCCGGGGTCATGGCCCACGAGATCGGGCACGTCAAGAACTACGACATCCGCGTCTCGACGATCGTCTTCGGGCTCGTCGTCGCCGTCGGCTTCATCGCCGACGTGCTGCTGCGTATGGCGTTCTGGGGCGGTGGCAACCGCAACGGCGGCAACCCGATCATGCTCGTGCTCGGCCTGCTCGCCATGATCATCGCGCCACTCGTGGCGGCGGTCGTGCAGGCCGCGGTGTCACGTCAGCGCGAGTACCTCGCCGACGCCACTGGGGCCCTCACCACGCGCGACCCCGAAGCTCTCGCGAGCGCGCTGCAGAAGCTCGGCGACTACGCCCGGCCCATGCGCCGCCAGAACTCGACCATGGCGCACCTCTACATCAGCGACCCGATGAAGCCGGGCGTCGTCGACCGCATGTTCCAGACACACCCGCCCATCGCCGACCGAGTCAAGCGCCTCATCGAGAACGCGAACCGCTTCTAG
- a CDS encoding LemA family protein has translation MEFLVIVGVLVLLVVVAGIYLWATYNSLVTLNVRVDEAWSDITVQLKRRADLLPNLIEAVKGYAAHEKQVFENVTKARAETLSAQGPAEAAAAENHMQQALKSIFAVAEAYPQLQASQNFLQLQGELVDTEDKIQASRRFYNGGVRELNVKIKQFPNTLFVRGLGFTERDFFEVADSAAIAEPPRVQF, from the coding sequence ATGGAATTCCTGGTAATCGTTGGTGTGCTTGTTCTGCTCGTCGTCGTGGCGGGCATCTACCTCTGGGCGACCTACAACTCGCTCGTCACGCTCAACGTGCGCGTCGACGAGGCGTGGAGCGACATCACGGTGCAGCTCAAGCGCCGCGCCGACCTGCTGCCGAACCTCATCGAGGCGGTCAAGGGCTATGCCGCGCACGAGAAGCAGGTCTTCGAGAACGTGACGAAGGCCCGCGCCGAGACCCTCAGCGCCCAAGGCCCCGCCGAAGCGGCCGCTGCCGAGAACCACATGCAGCAGGCGCTCAAGAGCATTTTCGCCGTGGCCGAGGCCTACCCGCAGCTGCAGGCGAGCCAGAACTTCTTGCAGCTGCAGGGCGAGCTCGTCGACACCGAAGACAAGATTCAGGCGTCGCGCCGCTTCTACAACGGTGGCGTGCGCGAGCTCAACGTGAAGATCAAGCAGTTTCCGAACACGCTCTTCGTGCGGGGCCTGGGCTTCACCGAGCGCGACTTCTTCGAGGTGGCCGACTCGGCCGCGATCGCTGAGCCGCCGCGCGTGCAGTTCTAG